A genomic region of Miscanthus floridulus cultivar M001 chromosome 3, ASM1932011v1, whole genome shotgun sequence contains the following coding sequences:
- the LOC136543182 gene encoding uncharacterized mitochondrial protein AtMg00810-like, producing MDVKFAFLNGNLKEDVYVRQPPGYAVAEEEGKVYHLCKALYGLRQAPFGVYVDDLIITSTEEQKVEVFKAQMKKTFDMGDLNLLYFYLGVEVRQDASGIDLLQTHYSKRILELGGMTCCNLAHTSLEEKLKLSLESTTEEVDPTHY from the exons ATGGACGTGAAGTTTgccttcctcaatggcaacctTAAGGAGGATGTCTACGTGCGCCAGCCACCTGGCTATGCCGTCGCCGAAGAAGAAGGGAAGGTGTACCATCTATGCAAGGCACTCTACGGCCTGCGCCAGGCACCGT TCGGCGTCTACgtcgatgacctcatcatcaccagcactgaagagcagaaggtggaggtgttcaagGCACAGATGAAGAAGACATTCGACATGGGCGACCTCAACCTCCTCTATTTCTACCTCGGTGTCGAGGTGCGCCAAGATGCCAGCGGGATCGACCTCCTCCAAACCCACTATTCCAAGCGCATCCTCGAGCTCGGTGGCATGACATGTTGCAATCTGGCCCACACCTCGTTGGAGGAGAAGCTCAAGCTGAGTTTGGAGAGCACGACAGAGGAGGTTGATCCAACCCATTACTAG